From a region of the Daphnia magna isolate NIES linkage group LG1, ASM2063170v1.1, whole genome shotgun sequence genome:
- the LOC116930147 gene encoding 4-coumarate--CoA ligase isoform X1 encodes MTIINRELVGEGTPSDPNLQHPHLPLGIYLETVIQKNIANYGDGKWITDVSTGKSMSYSQLMSSLRSVASALRKRGLKTGDNVVLIGCNDIELPLMSMAVWRAGGTQACLSVNLPRDAIEARIEEIGSKFVLTDYARAGRIVEVAKRLDFVRNVFLIGNEAVAGCTQFDELLKDAGDECPENLDDIDPNSAAWLAYTSGTTGTAKCLVLSHRTVVGWLLPYSAPRMASKTKILFVNNMNNTGGLSTAIGSTTCHFELYCISNFSEENLLSAIDSVKPPAVNMFPAHIAWVCKYPHLKQYDLSSVKIVSVVGSLLNPKYEREIFYKLPNLLVLNNVYGMSEVGLVCRQRLPTMAEMVGLDKSKAITRHVFGSVGTVHMFCKLKVINPDTGDKLGPNQVGEICVQTPFMLTGYLNKPEETANFLREGWAHTGDKGYYDENEQVFIVGRYKELIKFRNLNILPSNIESNIVSHPAVEDAAVVGLPHDEDGERPLAFVVLSERKEVSTDELMVYVNDKVMDEEKLRGGLRFIEKIPRNELGKIIRPELMKLL; translated from the exons ATGACAATTATCAACAGGGAACTCGTCGGTGAGGGAACACCTAGCGACCCCAACCTCCAGCACCCGCATCTTCCATTGGGCATCTATTTGGAAACAGTGATTCAGAAGAATATTGCTAATTATGGAGATGGAAAATGGATT ACAGATGTTTCAACAGGTAAATCGATGAGCTACAGTCAACTGATGAGCAGCCTCAGGTCAGTGGCTTCAGCATTACGAAAAAGAGGCCTAAAAACTGGTGACAATGTAGTTCTTATCGGTTGTAATGATATTGAACTTCCACTAATGTCGATGGCTGTATGGCGTGCTGGAGGCACCCAGGCCTGTCTCAGTGTCAACTTACCTCGAG ATGCCATCGAGGCACGCATTGAGGAAATCGGTAGCAAGTTTGTGTTGACTGATTATGCTCGGGCTGGTCGAATCGTCGAAGTTGCTAAGCGGCTAGATTTCGTAAGAAACGTATTCTTGATTGGGAATGAAGCAGTGGCTGGCTGCACTCAGTTTGATGAATTATTAAAAGATGCTGGAGACG aatgccCGGAAAATCTCGACGATATTGACCCTAACTCGGCGGCGTGGTTGGCTTATACGAGTGGCACAACTGGTACAGCGAAATGCCTCGTGCTCTCCCACCGAACGGTCGTTGGATGGCTTTTGCCCTACAG TGCTCCCAGAATGGCAAGTAAAACTAAGATTCTTTTTGTCAATAATATGAACAACACTGGAGGACTCAGCACAGCCATTGGATCAACAACATGCCACTTTGAACTGTACTGCATATCAAACTTTAGCGAAGAAAATTTGCTATCAGCCATTGATTCTGTTAAG CCTCCAGCAGTCAACATGTTTCCAGCTCACATTGCTTGGGTTTGCAAGTACCCCCATTTGAAGCAATATGATCTGTCAAGTGTCAAGATTGTCTCTGTAGTAGGATCCCTGTTAAACCCCAAATATGAACGCGAGATTTTCTACAAGCTTCCAAATTTGCTCGTACTcaataac GTATATGGAATGagtgaagttggactggtatgTCGTCAGCGCCTACCAACTATGGCCGAAATGGTTGGACTGGACAAATCTAAAGCAATCACAA GGCATGTTTTTGGCTCAGTGGGAACAGTACACATGTTTTGCAAACTTAAG GTGATTAATCCAGATACTGGTGATAAACTTGGCCCAAATCAAGTGGGAGAAATCTGTGTGCAAACTCCATTTATGCTCACAGGGTACCTCAACAAGCCAGAA GAAACTGCCAATTTCCTCAGAGAAGGATGGGCTCATACGGGGGATAAAGGATACTACGATGAAAATGAACAAGTTTTTATTGTTGGACGCTACAAAGAACTAATCAAATTTCGCAATCTCAAC ATATTACCAAGTAACATTGAAAGTAATATAGTAAGTCATCCTGCTGTCGAAGATGCGGCAGTCGTGGGCTTACCTCATGATGAGGATGGGGAACGGCCGTTGGCTTTCGTGGTCTTATCTGAAAGGAAAGAAGTTTCGACTGACGAATTGATGGTTTATGTAAACG ATAAAGTTATGGACGAAGAAAAATTACGTGGTGGGCTCCGCTTCATTGAGAAAATTCCACGAAATGAATTGGGCAAAATAATCCGGCCCGAACTGATGAAGCTTCTATAA
- the LOC116930147 gene encoding 4-coumarate--CoA ligase 3 isoform X2, translating to MTIINRELVGEGTPSDPNLQHPHLPLGIYLETVIQKNIANYGDGKWITDVSTGKSMSYSQLMSSLRSVASALRKRGLKTGDNVVLIGCNDIELPLMSMAVWRAGGTQACLSVNLPRDAIEARIEEIGSKFVLTDYARAGRIVEVAKRLDFVRNVFLIGNEAVAGCTQFDELLKDAGDECPENLDDIDPNSAAWLAYTSGTTGTAKCLVLSHRTVVGWLLPYRMASKTKILFVNNMNNTGGLSTAIGSTTCHFELYCISNFSEENLLSAIDSVKPPAVNMFPAHIAWVCKYPHLKQYDLSSVKIVSVVGSLLNPKYEREIFYKLPNLLVLNNVYGMSEVGLVCRQRLPTMAEMVGLDKSKAITRHVFGSVGTVHMFCKLKVINPDTGDKLGPNQVGEICVQTPFMLTGYLNKPEETANFLREGWAHTGDKGYYDENEQVFIVGRYKELIKFRNLNILPSNIESNIVSHPAVEDAAVVGLPHDEDGERPLAFVVLSERKEVSTDELMVYVNDKVMDEEKLRGGLRFIEKIPRNELGKIIRPELMKLL from the exons ATGACAATTATCAACAGGGAACTCGTCGGTGAGGGAACACCTAGCGACCCCAACCTCCAGCACCCGCATCTTCCATTGGGCATCTATTTGGAAACAGTGATTCAGAAGAATATTGCTAATTATGGAGATGGAAAATGGATT ACAGATGTTTCAACAGGTAAATCGATGAGCTACAGTCAACTGATGAGCAGCCTCAGGTCAGTGGCTTCAGCATTACGAAAAAGAGGCCTAAAAACTGGTGACAATGTAGTTCTTATCGGTTGTAATGATATTGAACTTCCACTAATGTCGATGGCTGTATGGCGTGCTGGAGGCACCCAGGCCTGTCTCAGTGTCAACTTACCTCGAG ATGCCATCGAGGCACGCATTGAGGAAATCGGTAGCAAGTTTGTGTTGACTGATTATGCTCGGGCTGGTCGAATCGTCGAAGTTGCTAAGCGGCTAGATTTCGTAAGAAACGTATTCTTGATTGGGAATGAAGCAGTGGCTGGCTGCACTCAGTTTGATGAATTATTAAAAGATGCTGGAGACG aatgccCGGAAAATCTCGACGATATTGACCCTAACTCGGCGGCGTGGTTGGCTTATACGAGTGGCACAACTGGTACAGCGAAATGCCTCGTGCTCTCCCACCGAACGGTCGTTGGATGGCTTTTGCCCTACAG AATGGCAAGTAAAACTAAGATTCTTTTTGTCAATAATATGAACAACACTGGAGGACTCAGCACAGCCATTGGATCAACAACATGCCACTTTGAACTGTACTGCATATCAAACTTTAGCGAAGAAAATTTGCTATCAGCCATTGATTCTGTTAAG CCTCCAGCAGTCAACATGTTTCCAGCTCACATTGCTTGGGTTTGCAAGTACCCCCATTTGAAGCAATATGATCTGTCAAGTGTCAAGATTGTCTCTGTAGTAGGATCCCTGTTAAACCCCAAATATGAACGCGAGATTTTCTACAAGCTTCCAAATTTGCTCGTACTcaataac GTATATGGAATGagtgaagttggactggtatgTCGTCAGCGCCTACCAACTATGGCCGAAATGGTTGGACTGGACAAATCTAAAGCAATCACAA GGCATGTTTTTGGCTCAGTGGGAACAGTACACATGTTTTGCAAACTTAAG GTGATTAATCCAGATACTGGTGATAAACTTGGCCCAAATCAAGTGGGAGAAATCTGTGTGCAAACTCCATTTATGCTCACAGGGTACCTCAACAAGCCAGAA GAAACTGCCAATTTCCTCAGAGAAGGATGGGCTCATACGGGGGATAAAGGATACTACGATGAAAATGAACAAGTTTTTATTGTTGGACGCTACAAAGAACTAATCAAATTTCGCAATCTCAAC ATATTACCAAGTAACATTGAAAGTAATATAGTAAGTCATCCTGCTGTCGAAGATGCGGCAGTCGTGGGCTTACCTCATGATGAGGATGGGGAACGGCCGTTGGCTTTCGTGGTCTTATCTGAAAGGAAAGAAGTTTCGACTGACGAATTGATGGTTTATGTAAACG ATAAAGTTATGGACGAAGAAAAATTACGTGGTGGGCTCCGCTTCATTGAGAAAATTCCACGAAATGAATTGGGCAAAATAATCCGGCCCGAACTGATGAAGCTTCTATAA
- the LOC116930147 gene encoding 4-coumarate--CoA ligase 1 isoform X3 — translation MSYSQLMSSLRSVASALRKRGLKTGDNVVLIGCNDIELPLMSMAVWRAGGTQACLSVNLPRDAIEARIEEIGSKFVLTDYARAGRIVEVAKRLDFVRNVFLIGNEAVAGCTQFDELLKDAGDECPENLDDIDPNSAAWLAYTSGTTGTAKCLVLSHRTVVGWLLPYSAPRMASKTKILFVNNMNNTGGLSTAIGSTTCHFELYCISNFSEENLLSAIDSVKPPAVNMFPAHIAWVCKYPHLKQYDLSSVKIVSVVGSLLNPKYEREIFYKLPNLLVLNNVYGMSEVGLVCRQRLPTMAEMVGLDKSKAITRHVFGSVGTVHMFCKLKVINPDTGDKLGPNQVGEICVQTPFMLTGYLNKPEETANFLREGWAHTGDKGYYDENEQVFIVGRYKELIKFRNLNILPSNIESNIVSHPAVEDAAVVGLPHDEDGERPLAFVVLSERKEVSTDELMVYVNDKVMDEEKLRGGLRFIEKIPRNELGKIIRPELMKLL, via the exons ATGAGCTACAGTCAACTGATGAGCAGCCTCAGGTCAGTGGCTTCAGCATTACGAAAAAGAGGCCTAAAAACTGGTGACAATGTAGTTCTTATCGGTTGTAATGATATTGAACTTCCACTAATGTCGATGGCTGTATGGCGTGCTGGAGGCACCCAGGCCTGTCTCAGTGTCAACTTACCTCGAG ATGCCATCGAGGCACGCATTGAGGAAATCGGTAGCAAGTTTGTGTTGACTGATTATGCTCGGGCTGGTCGAATCGTCGAAGTTGCTAAGCGGCTAGATTTCGTAAGAAACGTATTCTTGATTGGGAATGAAGCAGTGGCTGGCTGCACTCAGTTTGATGAATTATTAAAAGATGCTGGAGACG aatgccCGGAAAATCTCGACGATATTGACCCTAACTCGGCGGCGTGGTTGGCTTATACGAGTGGCACAACTGGTACAGCGAAATGCCTCGTGCTCTCCCACCGAACGGTCGTTGGATGGCTTTTGCCCTACAG TGCTCCCAGAATGGCAAGTAAAACTAAGATTCTTTTTGTCAATAATATGAACAACACTGGAGGACTCAGCACAGCCATTGGATCAACAACATGCCACTTTGAACTGTACTGCATATCAAACTTTAGCGAAGAAAATTTGCTATCAGCCATTGATTCTGTTAAG CCTCCAGCAGTCAACATGTTTCCAGCTCACATTGCTTGGGTTTGCAAGTACCCCCATTTGAAGCAATATGATCTGTCAAGTGTCAAGATTGTCTCTGTAGTAGGATCCCTGTTAAACCCCAAATATGAACGCGAGATTTTCTACAAGCTTCCAAATTTGCTCGTACTcaataac GTATATGGAATGagtgaagttggactggtatgTCGTCAGCGCCTACCAACTATGGCCGAAATGGTTGGACTGGACAAATCTAAAGCAATCACAA GGCATGTTTTTGGCTCAGTGGGAACAGTACACATGTTTTGCAAACTTAAG GTGATTAATCCAGATACTGGTGATAAACTTGGCCCAAATCAAGTGGGAGAAATCTGTGTGCAAACTCCATTTATGCTCACAGGGTACCTCAACAAGCCAGAA GAAACTGCCAATTTCCTCAGAGAAGGATGGGCTCATACGGGGGATAAAGGATACTACGATGAAAATGAACAAGTTTTTATTGTTGGACGCTACAAAGAACTAATCAAATTTCGCAATCTCAAC ATATTACCAAGTAACATTGAAAGTAATATAGTAAGTCATCCTGCTGTCGAAGATGCGGCAGTCGTGGGCTTACCTCATGATGAGGATGGGGAACGGCCGTTGGCTTTCGTGGTCTTATCTGAAAGGAAAGAAGTTTCGACTGACGAATTGATGGTTTATGTAAACG ATAAAGTTATGGACGAAGAAAAATTACGTGGTGGGCTCCGCTTCATTGAGAAAATTCCACGAAATGAATTGGGCAAAATAATCCGGCCCGAACTGATGAAGCTTCTATAA
- the LOC116930293 gene encoding uncharacterized protein LOC116930293, with protein MTSRVVAMSRTTSAEELMKTPRNRRSLFEDEFPFEISKTCSLTENELKQINKLLQSIGNTKVSSKTCEIEESGPSIIITRSSEHCNQLIESIIMNVNGVKNAFRCLSEMTGVVIDTRYEELKAAYETKVLHLQLQLAGVEKKFDQKFKKTIDKLLKRYHEMEKKMRETLNELHKERLAHSNVNIKLIVKYLESGQIHSAWDMFNAKSMEMSNNNTTAMVKRIIGKAFSDNVQIKNVIKFTGGLKNNVDSMVHGIISVFNEAEIRQILDRDTVNLLFVTIEEAIKTCIDLEGTDSEESRLTLDEHTLDQLIVVNNKMEFLKYIHGQ; from the coding sequence ATGACGAGTCGAGTGGTTGCGATGAGTAGGACAACTTCAGCAGAagaattaatgaaaacacCAAGAAATAGACGAAGTCTATTTGAAGATGAATTTCCATTCGAAATTTCAAAGACTTGTTCTTTGacagaaaatgaattaaaacaaatcaataaGTTGCTTCAAAGTATTGGAAATACCAAGGTAAGTAGCAAGACGTGTGAAATTGAAGAAAGTGGTCCTTCAATTATTATTACGCGTTCGTCTGAACATTGCAATCAGTTGATTGAATCTATAATTATGAATGTGAATGGGGTTAAAAATGCTTTTCGGTGTTTGAGTGAAATGACAGGAGTGGTTATAGATACTCGTTATGAGGAACTTAAAGCAGCTTACGAAACCAAAGTTCTTCACCTGCAGCTACAACTTGCTGGtgttgaaaagaaatttgatcagaaatttaaaaagacGATTGATAAATTACTGAAACGTTATCatgaaatggaaaagaaaatgcgaGAAACTTTGAACGAACTGCATAAAGAACGTCTCGCTCATTCAAATGTCAATATCAAACTGATTGTTAAATATTTGGAAAGTGGTCAAATACATTCAGCGTGGGATATGTTCAACGCAAAATCAATGGAAATGAGCAACAATAATACCACTGCGATGGTGAAACGAATTATTGGCAAGGCATTCAGCGATAACGTTCAAATTAAAAACGTCATCAAGTTTACCGGCGGATTGAAAAACAATGTTGACTCCATGGTACATGGCATTATTAGTGTATTCAACGAAGCGGAGATAAGACAAATCCTTGATCGGGATACTGTAAACCTTCTGTTTGTAACAATCGAAGAAGCCATTAAAACATGTATCGATTTGGAAGGAACTGATTCTGAGGAATCACGGTTAACACTGGACGAACATACGCTTGATCAACTAATTGTCGTTAATAATAAAAtggaatttttgaaatatattcATGGCCAGTAA